Proteins from a genomic interval of Drosophila melanogaster chromosome 2R:
- the Orc6 gene encoding origin recognition complex subunit 6 codes for MTTLIEQLITKMGLREEPNVLEKTTELVRLLELRSTNVPLQINEYGKIVLCADLASCMIGIAFDKEQALKLSGLRKSQYLNNKRMFEKLLDLNKLASVNDICVQLGLNEVARKAEELMTLFKGVAATEDMGTDTSHPQYATMAVFQACRLLKKKVSKSKLMPFSNLRPSQFQLLEQQWERMIAKHHKESKVPSSTDMEGKLKENQNENIKGHEAKKAHKPPPEDYEIWKARMLAKAQAKLKELEASQSHMDSQLLEA; via the exons ATGACTACCTTAATAGAACAGTTAATTACGAAAATGGGCCTAAGGGAGGAGCCAAACGTGCTAGA GAAAACCACCGAACTAGTACGCCTCCTGGAACTGCGCTCCACGAATGTCCCTCTGCAGATCAACGAGTACGGAAAGATAGTGCTGTGTGCGGATCTCGCTTCCTGCATGATTGGGATCGCTTTCGACAAGGAGCAGGCACTGAAATTGTCAGGATTGCGAAAGAGCCAATACCTCAACAACAAGCGGATGTTCGAGAAGCTACTGGACCTAAACAAACTGGCTAGCGTGAATGACATCTGTGTCCAGCTGGGTCTCAACGAAGTTGCCCGCAAGGCGGAAGAGCTAATGACTCTCTTCAAGGGCGTAGCGGCCACCGAGGACATGGGTACCGACACCAGCCATCCTCAGTACGCCACCATGGCCGTGTTCCAGGCCTGCCGCCTGCTCAAAAAGAAGGTTTCGAAATCAAAGCTCATGCCCTTCAGTAATTTGCGACCCTCCCAGTTTCAACTGCTCGAGCAGCAGTGGGAACGCATGATAGCTAAGCACCACAAGGAGAGCAAAGTACCATCTAGCACCGATATGGAGGGTAAACTTAAGGAGAACCAGAATGAGAATATCAAGGGTCATGAGGCAAAAAAGGCACATAAGCCCCCACCGGAGGACTACGAAATATGGAAGGCGCGAATGTTGGCCAAGGCGCAGGCCAAATTGAAGGAATTAGAAGCATCCCAATCGCATATGGATAGCCAGCTTCTCGAGGCTTAg
- the hebe gene encoding hebe, isoform B gives MAETINNKPSIQIRSGLPSPLPDKSPSPATKLLISHGKPNFTIAKSPKIDENGNGNPLSAQPSANNNYNAYKSANSSVANSQKFIVGTKFNGVFKPSNAAATWATNGSTNGNGTAESENEVAKVVLRRPKVADSPPPAEGEDENVPEFIRRQRLIQERLAKENVLDFESRRSGYFTHVMISPDSPNRTSFVETMASPAIVPALEIPAPVAEKVEEEEKVEVQPQVAAVTTSALITKPEPEDPVSNGHSEEPKNSDVGPEEVAKAIEQVNQAVAGEDEAEVEATPEPVPEPTPEPVAAERKAEAVVEEPTQAPAAVEAKVEVVEPAAPVQNGQKEEEKAVPATNGLKEEEAAPATNGHKEEADAITISHTNGQSSDGPSIPTPDPSGALGVNYEPKTVVSFSQELGSGENKYPDTVKVVSEVPAESNGELKELTKLKFDIQSDDQNEVQVTPVLRAE, from the coding sequence ATGGCCGAGACAATCAACAACAAGCCGAGCATACAGATCCGCAGCGGACTGCCCTCGCCTCTGCCGGACAAGAGTCCCTCGCCGGCCACCAAGCTGCTGATCAGCCACGGCAAGCCCAACTTCACCATCGCCAAGTCGCCGAAGATCGACGagaacggaaacggaaacccACTGTCCGCCCAGCCCAGcgccaacaacaactacaacgcCTACAAGAGCGCCAACAGCAGCGTGGCCAACAGCCAGAAGTTCATAGTGGGCACCAAGTTCAATGGGGTCTTCAAGCCATCGAATGCCGCGGCCACTTGGGCAACCAATGGAAGCACCAATGGCAATGGCACCGCGGAGTCGGAGAACGAGGTGGCCAAGGTCGTGCTGCGACGACCCAAGGTGGCGGACTCACCCCCACCCGCCGAGGGCGAGGACGAGAACGTGCCGGAGTTCATCAGGCGCCAGCGACTCATCCAGGAGCGTCTGGCCAAGGAGAACGTGCTGGACTTTGAGAGCCGGCGCAGCGGCTACTTCACGCACGTTATGATCTCGCCGGACTCGCCCAATCGCACCTCGTTCGTGGAGACCATGGCCAGTCCGGCCATTGTGCCCGCCCTCGAGATTCCCGCTCCCGTGGCCGAgaaggtggaggaggaggagaaggtgGAGGTACAGCCTCAGGTGGCCGCTGTAACCACCTCTGCCCTGATCACTAAACCCGAACCAGAGGACCCTGTAAGCAATGGACACAGTGAGGAGCCAAAGAACTCTGACGTAGGACCCGAAGAAGTGGCCAAGGCCATTGAGCAAGTTAACCAGGCAGTGGCAGGAGAGGATGAGGCGGAGGTGGAAGCCACCCCTGAGCCAGTTCCAGAACCTACTCCAGAGCCAGTGGCAGCCGAACGAAAGGCGGAGGCCGTGGTAGAGGAGCCCACTCAAGCTCCCGCAGCCGTGGAAGCCAaggtggaggtggtggagCCAGCTGCTCCCGTGCAAAATGGCcagaaggaggaggagaaggctGTTCCTGCCACCAATGGCCTTAAGGAAGAGGAGGCTGCTCCTGCCACCAATGGTCATAAGGAGGAGGCGGATGCCATTACCATTTCGCACACCAACGGACAGAGTAGCGATGGACCCAGCATACCCACTCCGGATCCCAGTGGCGCCCTGGGAGTGAACTACGAACCCAAGACCGTGGTCAGCTTCTCGCAGGAATTGGGCAGCGGGGAGAACAAGTATCCGGATACCGTGAAGGTGGTCAGCGAGGTGCCCGCCGAATCGAATGGCGAGCTCAAGGAGCTGACCAAGCTGAAGTTCGACATCCAGAGCGATGATCAGAACGAGGTCCAGGTGACGCCCGTACTGCGGGCGGAATAG
- the Sting gene encoding sting, isoform B: MAIASNVVEAGNAVRAEKGRKYFYFRKMIGDYIDTSIRIVATVFLADLLLRLYRCVVEYGSNGRYYLPEDRLWIILRRSCTYNNRSIYLIVGFLLVAFFRISVTGNYRNVMPTTLFLFQMPLYWIWSFTDMDQSTLSYSHWIRDSHGLDYAAGMASNYFHGYLKLSLPERKDDGLKHRLAMYEDKNNVTFGIKRLVILIPDEMFVNGVLESHLLDKAEPLETQFINRAGVYRPFKHDVYRMNKKVNGRTYYFAVEGATPMISFFDATYSNLSGTWQMQELKREIWIKFYKHLKELITTWPETRDLVELIIYNSHDSKGNLVDVGELLVAHMQNKTKTIDEISN, from the exons ATGGCAATCGCTAGCAACGTTGTCGAAGCGGGGAACGCGGTTCGCGCggaaaaaggcagaaaatatttttattttcgaaagATGATAGGAGATTATATTG ACACCTCTATTCGCATTGTAGCCACCGTGTTCTTGGCTGATCTGCTCCTTCGCTTGTACCGCTGTGTCGTCGAATATGGGAGCAATGGGCGGTACTATTTGCCCGAGGATCGGCTGTGGATAATCCTGCGGCGCTCGTGCACGTATAACAACAGATCGATATACCTGATTGTGGGATTCCTTCTCGTAgctttttttcgaatttcggTTACCGGGAATTACAGGAACGTAATGCCCACGACGCTGTTTCTGTTCCAAATGCCGCTCTACTGGATATGGAGCTTTACCGATATGGACCAAAGCACCCTGAGCTACTCGCACTGGATACGTGACTCCCATGGACTAGACTATGCGGCCGGAATGGCCTCCAACTACTTTCACGGCTACCTCAAACTTTCACTGCCCGAACGCAAGGATGATGGGCTCAAACATCGATTAGCAATGTACGAG GACAAGAATAATGTTACCTTCGGCATTAAACGACTGGTTATCCTCATTCCCGATGAGATGTTTGTCAACGGCGTACTAGAAAGCCACTTACTTGACAAAGCTGAG CCCCTGGAGACCCAGTTCATCAACCGAGCCGGTGTCTATCGTCCTTTCAAGCACGATGTCTACAGAATGAACAAAAAGGTCAATGGCAGGACCTATTACTTTGCCGTCGAGGGTGCCACGCCCATGATATCCTTCTTCGATGCGACGTACTCTAACTTGTCGGGTACCTGGCAGATGCAGGAACTAAAGCGAGAGATCTGGATCAAGTTCTACAAGCACCTGAAAGAACTTATTACTACTTGGCCGGAGACTCGAGACCTTGTAGAGCTCATCATCTATAACT ccCATGATAGCAAGGGCAACCTGGTGGATGTTGGCGAATTGCTTGTAGCTcatatgcaaaacaaaaccaaaactatTGACGAAATTTCCAACTAA
- the Lsm11 gene encoding Lsm11 has protein sequence MESRDRKTSNEDDSSEISELDVGSDRFNPLRALYEPNFRVTDAVPKVIYQNLAAFESALKKFGIWQLNKRQKPGSAEGGDQGTSKKASTSEAVDILPPERRFEPHQMPTTSSRKKHHRNIFTYMEAAVGPLELLTKCISPASHNESNERRRVRVVIRKHGSVGGSVEGELLAFDKQWNLLLRNVTETWKRRKYNYGEQNICDTPVDCTGRLKELGITLPRTVVKNLNRKNVEIRRELPQILIRGENVVLVSLIPTK, from the coding sequence ATGGAATCGAGGGACCGGAAAACTTCGAATGAGGACGACTCGTCGGAAATCTCCGAATTGGATGTGGGCAGTGATAGGTTTAATCCTCTGCGAGCGTTATACGAACCCAATTTTAGGGTGACCGATGCTGTTCCAAAGGTCATCTACCAGAATCTGGCTGCCTTCGAGAGTGCACTTAAAAAATTCGGCATCTGGCAGCTGAACAAGCGCCAAAAGCCGGGATCCGCAGAAGGAGGAGATCAGGGGACATCGAAAAAGGCTTCCACTTCCGAGGCTGTAGATATTCTACCTCCTGAGCGACGTTTTGAGCCGCACCAGATGCCTACCACTAGTAGCAGAAAGAAGCATCATCGAAATATTTTCACCTACATGGAGGCAGCTGTCGGTCCATTGGAACTCCTAACGAAGTGTATATCCCCTGCTAGCCACAATGAATCCAACGAAAGGAGAAGAGTTCGGGTGGTGATTCGCAAACACGGATCGGTGGGCGGCAGTGTCGAGGGTGAACTGTTGGCCTTTGACAAGCAGTGGAACCTCCTACTGAGGAATGTTACCGAAACCTGGAAGCGACGAAAGTACAATTACGGAGAGCAAAACATATGCGACACACCTGTTGATTGCACAGGCCGCCTCAAGGAGTTGGGTATCACTCTTCCCAGGACTGTAGTCAAAAATCTAAACCGAAAAAACGTGGAGATTCGGCGAGAGCTCCCACAGATTTTAATACGCGGCGAGAATGTGGTTCTAGTTAGTTTAATACCAACAAAATAG
- the Prosalpha7 gene encoding proteasome alpha7 subunit: MSTIGTGYDLSASQFSPDGRVFQIDYASKAVEKSGTVIGIRGKDAVVLAVEKIITSKLYEPDAGGRIFTIEKNIGMAVAGLVADGNFVADIARQEAANYRQQFEQAIPLKHLCHRVAGYVHAYTLYSAVRPFGLSIILASWDEVEGPQLYKIEPSGSSFGYFACASGKAKQLAKTEMEKLKMDMRTDELVESAGEIIYKVHDELKDKDFRFEMGLVGRVTGGLHLINPSELTEKARKAGDAANKDEDSDNETH, translated from the exons ATGAGTACTATTGGCACTGGA TACGACTTGTCGGCCTCGCAGTTTTCGCCTGATGGCCGCGTTTTCCAGATCGACTACGCCTCAAAGGCGGTGGAGAAGAGCGGCACCGTAATCGGGATTCGGGGCAAGGACGCCGTGGTGCTGGCCGTGGAGAAGATCATCACCAGTAAACTGTACGAACCAGACGCCGGCGGACGCATCTTCACCATCGAAAAGAACATCGGAATGGCGGTGGCCGGCTTGGTGGCCGATGGAAACTTTGTGGCTGACATTGCGCGTCAGGAGGCAGCCAACTACAGACAGCAATTTGAGCAGGCTATCCCGCTTAAACACCTGTGCCACCGAGTCGCCGGCTACGTTCACGCCTACACTCTGTACAGTGCCGTCCGCCCCTTCGGACTTTCCATCATTCTCGCCTCCTGGGACGAAGTAGAGGGGCCACAGCTCTACAAGATCGAGCCGTCCGGCTCCTCCTTCGGTTACTTCGCCTGCGCCAGCGGCAAGGCCAAGCAGCTGGCCAAGACTGAGATGGAGAAGCTCAAGATGGATATGAGGACCGACGAATTGGTGGAGAGCGCTGGTGAAAT CATCTACAAAGTCCATGACGAGTTGAAGGACAAGGACTTCCGCTTCGAAATGGGTTTGGTGGGCAGGGTAACCGGTGGCCTACATCTCATAAATCCCTCAGAACTGACGGAGAAGGCGAGGAAAGCCGGCGATGCGGCCAACAAGGACGAAGACAGCGACAATGAGACGCACTAG
- the CG1671 gene encoding uncharacterized protein, whose translation MLAGISEKSYAAEARYTNFYAGGDIAWSPNGHHLYCLNGSAVNQVDVQTSQILNSYGLSSPSADNKRPAELDNIDVEEDTITCFGLSQEHLVTAHRSGLLRLWQLDTGKLVKLWKAQHKGPVIRVEFSPCGRLICTSGGADATLRLWDYSNNSCLGALKDFPGPAWLLVFHPNVLRKEIYAGGSDNTVYAWNYETKTLVHKMRGHLSQVTGLSFKSNASDCNEIVTVSRDKVMIVWQLQEQLESKQLKVLPLYDELEGVVYADEGQLIIVASGSGKLQQVDPKSWKIRDILSQSDFQISRLLHCSELKQLALVTTEQNILVYDVETLEPIKHLVGYNDEILDMCFMGEHDRYLAVATNSKHFKLYDTEHDMNCKLIVGHSDTVMSLAASQNLLISVGKDCSVRLWRLQHDKDCSLEALTQQANCHTSTIGCVAMTHNGATGFASVSQDGSMKVWQLVRSKEDRNSYSFNLRYAALSHDKEVNCVAYAPNNKLIATASQDKTAKVWLAESNTLQGVLRGHTRGVWSVRFSPVDQIVLTSSSDCTLRIWSISNFSCIKRFDQECTILRAEFLDHGKFIISAASDGLLKLWNIKTNTCLQSLDEHNDRVWALAVSARSNRFFYTGGADSKLIRFGDVTQVTRNEALDKRQAALEQEQTLHSLLHAQKQLHKAFVLALNLDKPKASFDIINHFVRKRDEPGLRQLVDQLNVDQRVALLQHVKAWTTNSRHSQAGNMILKYLIGDALLDPKARFYYNGNMVEVLTPYVQRHFKRVTELNKDLAFLEFIVKCM comes from the exons ATGCTGGCGGGTATCAGCGAGAAAAG CTATGCGGCGGAGGCCCGCTACACGAACTTCTACGCCGGCGGCGACATCGCCTGGAGCCCGAATGGCCATCATCTTTACTGCCTCAATGGCTCAGCTGTAAACCAGGTGGATGTGCAGACCTCCCAAATCCTAAATAGCTACGGCTTGTCTTCCCCGTCGGCGGATAACAAGAGGCCGGCGGAGCTGGACAATATCGATGTGGAGGAGGATACGATTACTTGCTTCGGGCTGTCACAGGAGCATCTGGTTACTGCCCATCGAAGTGGCCTGCTTAGGCTGTGGCAGCTGGACACTGGGAAGCTGGTGAAGCTGTGGAAGGCGCAGCACAAGGGACCAGTCATCCGAGTTGAGTTTAGTCCCTGCGGCAGGCTTATCTGCACCAGCGGCGGTGCAGATGCCACACTGAGGCTGTGGGACTACTCGAACAACAGCTGTCTGGGTGCCCTCAAGGATTTCCCTGGTCCCGCTTGGCTCCTCGTCTTTCATCCCAATGTGCTGCGCAAAGAGATCTACGCCGGAGGTTCGGATAACACTGTCTATGCCTGGAACTACGAGACGAAGACACTTGTGCACAAGATGCGAGGTCACCTGTCGCAAGTCACCGGCTTGAGCTTTAAGAGCAACGCGTCCGACTGCAATGAAATCGTGACTGTAAGCCGGGACAAGGTTATGATCGTGTGGCAATTGCAGGAGCAGTTGGAAAGCAAGCAGTTGAAGGTTCTTCCCTTGTACGATGAGCTTGAGGGAGTCGTGTACGCAGACGAGGGACAACTGATAATCGTGGCGAGCGGATCGGGCAAGCTGCAACAGGTCGACCCTAAATCTTGGAAGATCAGGGATATTCTTTCTCAATCTGATTTCCAAATTAGTAGACTGCTGCACTGCAGCGAGCTAAAACAGCTGGCCCTGGTCACTACAGAGCAGAATATTTTGGTCTACGACGTTGAAACCCTGGAACCCATTAAACACTTGGTGGGTTACAACGACGAGATCCTAGACATGTGCTTTATGGGCGAACACGATCGCTACCTGGCCGTTGCCACCAACAGCAAGCACTTCAAGCTGTACGACACGGAACACGACATGAATTGCAAGCTGATCGTGGGTCACTCGGATACGGTAATGTCCCTTGCTGCATCCCAAAATCTGCTGATTTCGGTGGGAAAGGACTGCAGCGTTCGGCTTTGGAGGCTTCAGCACGACAAAGATTGCTCGCTTGAGGCTCTGACTCAACAGGCCAACTGCCACACGTCCACTATCGGTTGCGTGGCCATGACGCACAACGGAGCTACTGGCTTTGCATCCGTGAGCCAAGATGGCAGCATGAAGGTATGGCAGCTCGTCAGAAGTAAGGAGGATCGCAACTCGTACTCTTTCAACCTGCGCTACGCAGCGCTTTCCCACGACAAGGAGGTGAACTGCGTTGCATATGCTCCGAATAACAAGCTTATTGCTACCGCGTCGCAAGACAAGACGGCTAAGGTGTGGCTGGCGGAGTCCAACACGCTGCAAGGAGTGTTGCGGGGACACACCCGCGGTGTGTGGAGTGTGCGCTTCTCTCCGGTGGATCAGATCGTGCTCACCTCATCGTCGGACTGTACTCTCCGCATCTGGTCCATCAGCAATTTTTCGTGCATAAAACGTTTCGATCAGGAGTGCACCATACTGAGAGCCGAGTTCCTGGATCACGGCAAGTTCATTATCTCCGCTGCTTCGGATGGCCTTCTTAAGCTGTGGAATATCAAGACCAACACATGTCTGCAGTCCCTGGACGAGCACAACGATAGGGTTTGGGCGCTGGCCGTATCCGCCAGGAGCAATCGGTTCTTTTACACCGGCGGCGCGGACTCCAAGCTGATTCGCTTCGGTGATGTCACTCAGGTGACGCGAAACGAAGCGCTGGACAAGCGGCAGGCCGCattggagcaggagcagacCCTACATTCCCTTCTGCACGCCCAGAAGCAGCTTCACAAGGCCTTCGTGTTGGCTCTGAACCTGGACAAGCCCAAAGCCAGTTTCGATATTATCAACCACTTTGTCCGCAAGCGAGATGAGCCCGGTCTCCGGCAATTGGTTGACCAGTTGAACGTTGACCAGCGGGTTGCGCTGCTGCAGCACGTCAAGGCATGGACCACCAACTCGCGCCATTCGCAGGCGGGCAACATGATCCTCAAGTACTTGATCGGAGATGCTCTTCTGGATCCCAAGGCGAGGTTCTACTACAATGGCAACATGGTCGAGGTACTCACTCCGTACGTCCAGAGACACTTTAAGCGGGTCACCGAGCTGAACAAGGATCTGGCTTTCCTAGAGTTCATTGTCAAGTGCATGTAG
- the CG1663 gene encoding uncharacterized protein encodes MKHLVQRHGNESGFNADEDEIQDEVQVEMTNLLAASIAQESKLAEVQESFKNVEFMEEEVEPNFSPEKEQGHDELASNSHHDYISNQPHKAFYSLQRTSPGVIQYFIQQLRRHKFFWITEHGINKKDRMDSSQKVAEALFHRFHFQLDPKVVNASARFLQVWFERQYVMQLSSSDFRCRYPKYYHSLLKFMPTNHISVTICEECDRRFLNERLLRLHKFRVHGGPNPNVCHVCHQSFPLASKLEQHQARYHFKRPEWQCSRCDYNAPSKWDFQQHQAMHAGQRNYICELCGHSSKTSSALAVHRRTHDQPKLCCPHCSRQFRENSTLKSHIRKIHDGNSARQVSCDFCWRRFKTLELLKLHKLVHLQSEEMESYEDDDPEELNRFVS; translated from the exons ATGAAGCACCTGGTTCAAAGGCATGGAAACGAAAGTGGATTTAATGCAGATGAGGATGAGATCCAGGACGAGGTTCAGGTGGAGATGACCAATCTCTTGGCGGCGTCTATTGCTCAGGAATCCAAGTTGGCGGAGGTACAGGAATCTTTCAAAAATGTAGAATTTATGGAAGAGGAGGTGGAACCAAACTTTTCACCAGAGAAAGAGCAGGGCCATGATGAGCTCGCAAGCAATAGCCACCAT GACTACATCTCGAACCAACCCCACAAAGCCTTCTACAGCCTGCAGCGCACCAGCCCCGGAGTTATTCAGTACTTCATACAGCAACTGCGGAGACACAAATTCTTCTGGATAACTGAGCACGGGATCAATAAAAAAGATCGCATGGATAGTTCCCAAAAAGTGGCAGAGGCCCTGTTCCATCGATTTCACTTCCAGTTGGACCCAAAGGTGGTCAATGCCAGTGCCCGTTTCCTGCAAGTCTGGTTTGAGCGACAGTATGTAATGCAGTTGAGCAGCTCCGACTTCCGCTGTCGCTATCCAAAGTACTACCACAGTTTGCTGAAATTCATGCCCACGAACCACATATCAGTGACCATTTGCGAGGAGTGCGACCGACGGTTTCTTAACGAGCGCCTGCTACGGCTGCACAAATTCCGCGTCCATGGGGGACCCAATCCGAATGTTTGTCATGTGTGCCACCAGAGCTTTCCACTCGCCTCCAAGCTAGAACAACACCAGGCACGGTACCACTTTAAGCGGCCGGAGTGGCAATGCAGCAGATGCGATTACAATGCACCTTCCAAGTGGGACTTCCAACAGCACCAGGCCATGCACGCGGGGCAAAGGAACTATATCTGCGAGCTGTGCGGGCACAGCTCGAAGACCAGCTCCGCCCTGGCCGTTCATCGGCGAACTCACGACCAACCGAAACTATGTTGTCCGCACTGCAGCCGGCAATTTCGAGAGAATAGCACCTTGAAGAGTCACATCCGGAAAATTCACGACGGTAACAGTGCGCGGCAGGTCTCCTGCGACTTTTGCTGGCGGAGATTCAAGACGCTGGAGTTGCTGAAGCTTCATAAACTGGTTCACCTCCAAAGCGAAGAAATGGAATCATATGAGGACGATGATCCAGAGGAATTGAACAGATTCGTTAGTTAA
- the Vamp7 gene encoding Vesicle-associated membrane protein 7, isoform C gives MPILYSVISRGTTVLAKFAECVGNFAEVTEHIIGRIGVHNHKMTYTHGDYLIHYTCENKLVYMCITDNEFERSRAFLFLADIKQKFIQTYGLQVATAIAYSMNTEFSKILAQQMVYFSQSREVDTISRVHGQIDELKDIMVKNIDSLRDRGEKLELLVNKTENLSNNSVAFRKASRNLARQMFWKNIRVYVVVGLVITFIVYVIVSMACGGLAWQSCV, from the exons ATGCCGATACTATATAGTGTGATATCGCGGGGCACCACAGTGCTGGCGAAGTTTGCGGAGTGCGTCGGCAACTTTGCCGAAGTGACGGAGCACATAATCGGACGGATCGGGGTGCATAACCACAAGATGACCTACACACACGGAGACTACCTGATCCACTACACCTGCGAGAACAAACTGGTCTACATGTGCATCACCGACAAC GAGTTCGAACGGTCGCGGGCCTTCCTCTTCTTGGCGGATATCAAGCAGAAGTTTATCCAGACTTACGGCCTACAGGTGGCCACCGCCATCGCCTACTCCATGAACACCGAGTTCTCCAAGATCCTGGCCCAGCAGATGGTCTATTTCAGTCAGTCCCGGGAGGTGGACACCATTTCGCGAGTACATGGTCAGATTGACGagcttaaagacattatgGTTAAGAATATTG ACAGCTTGCGGGATCGCGGCGAGAAACTAGAGCTGCTCGTCAACAAGACCGAAAACTTGAGCAATAAT TCCGTTGCATTCCGTAAGGCCTCCCGAAATTTGGCTCGTCAAATGTTTTGGAAGAACATCCGCGTCTACGTGGTGGTGGGTCTGGTGATAACCTTCATCGTTTACGTGATTGTGAGCATGGCCTGTGGTGGCCTCGCTTGGCAGTCCTGTGTTTAG
- the Marc gene encoding mitochondrial amidoxime reducing component, translated as MATGGNNSTFDLSPKTLAAVGVGLVAVGGASFLLYRHLTRDVVPQKWRRVGTVERIHFFPVKSCAPMDISKPGVEYDCDVLSMSFEGIRDRTLMVVNEKNEMITARVYPLMTQIKSKKVSPSKLVFSAQDMPDLELDFEKLDGPGKDVKTSVWGVSIDVMPCGDRINTWFSQAILKKESGLKLVHYPYPKPVRCTNPRLKSMPFIRQEDSGTFNDATSFMLMNLSSVADLNTRLKNPVDALQFRGNFELKMDVDEPYAEDNWQWVRIGEDAVFRTVAPCTRCIFTNINAKTAERSSEGEPLKTLRSYRLFNYSSPALGVHMGLRLPGKVKANDVVYVEDK; from the exons ATGGCAA CCGGCGGAAATAACTCGACCTTTGACCTCAGTCCCAAGACCCTGGCGGCCGTGGGCGTGGGCCTGGTGGCGGTGGGCGGGGCTAGCTTCCTACTGTACCGCCATCTGACCCGCGATGTGGTTCCCCAAAAGTGGCGACGCGTGGGCACCGTGGAGAGGATACACTTTTTTCCGGTCAAGTCCTGTGCCCCTATGGACATCTCGAAGCCCGGAGTGGAGTACGACTGCGATGTACTGAGCATGTCCTTTGAGGGAATAAGGGATCGCACCTTGATGGTGGTCAATGAAAAGAACGAAATGATCACGGCTCGGGTGTATCCGCTTATGACCCAGATCAAGTCGAAGAAGGTGTCGCCCAGCAAGCTTGTGTTCAGCGCCCAGGACATGCCAGACCTGGAGCTGGACTTCGAGAAGCTGGACGGTCCTGGCAAGGATGTGAAAACTTCCGTTTGGGGCGTTTCCATAGACGTGATGCCCTGCGGAGATCGGATCAACACGTGGTTCTCCCAGGCCATCCTGAAGAAGGAGAGCGGCCTCAAGCTAGTTCACTATCCCTATCCGAAACCAGTGAGATGCACCAATCCCCGCCTAAAGTCCATGCCATTCATTAGACAGGAGGACTCG GGCACTTTTAACGATGCCACCAGCTTTATGCTGATGAACCTTTCGTCGGTCGCCGATCTTAATACTCGGTTAAAGAATCCGGTGGATGCACTGCAGTTCCGAGGTAACTTCGAACTGAAAATGGATGTTGATGAGCCCTATGCCGAGGACAATTGGCAGTGGGTGCGTATAGGCGAAGATGCTGTTTTCCGTACGGTGGCGCCATGCACTCGCTGTATTTTTACCAACATTAATGCGAAGACCGCAGAGAGGAGTTCCGAAGGAGAGCCTCTCAAAACGCTCAGAAG CTATCGCTTGTTCAACTACAGTTCGCCGGCTCTGGGCGTTCATATGGGACTTCGGCTGCCGGGAAAGGTGAAGGCCAACGACGTCGTGTATGTGGAGGACAAGTGA